The Mixophyes fleayi isolate aMixFle1 chromosome 1, aMixFle1.hap1, whole genome shotgun sequence genome includes a region encoding these proteins:
- the TEX261 gene encoding protein TEX261, whose translation MWFIYVLSWLSLLIQVAFVTLAIAAGLYYLAELIEEYTVATSRIIKYMIWFSTAVLIGLYLFERFPGVMIGVGLFTNVVYFGLLQTFPFIMLTSPNFILSCALVVLNHYLAFQYFAEEYYPFSEVLAYFTFCLWLVPFAFFVSLSAGENVLPSTVQHGDDVVSNYFTKGKRGKRSGILIIFSFIKEAILPSRQKMY comes from the exons ATGTGGTTTATCTATGTGCTCAGCTGGCTGTCCCTGCTCATTCAGGTGGCCTTTGTCACCCTGGCAATAG CTGCTGGTCTGTACTATTTAGCGGAACTTATAGAGGAATATACCGTAGCCACCAGTAGGATCATCAAGTACATGATCTGG TTTTCTACAGCTGTGCTAATTGGCCTGTACCTGTTCGAGAGGTTCCCCGGGGTAATGATTGGGGTCGGACTCTTCACCAACGTTGTATATTTTGGGCTTCTGCAGACGTTCCCCTTCATCATGCTGACCTCTCCCAACTTCATACTCTCCTGCG CTCTCGTGGTGCTGAATCATTACTTGGCTTTCCAGTACTTTGCAGAAGAATATTATCCTTTCTCAGAG GTTCTCGCCTATTTCACCTTCTGCCTCTGGCTCGTTCCATTCGCTTTCTTTGTGTCACTGTCTGCAGGGGAGAACGTGTTGCCATCCACGGTCCAACATGGAG ATGACGTGGTGTCAAACTATTTTACGAAGGGTAAGAGAGGGAAACGCTCAGGAATTCTCATCATCTTCTCTTTCATCAAAGAGGCTATCCTGCCCAGCAGACAGAAAATGTACTGA